The Thiorhodovibrio frisius genome segment GCTTGCGCATTCGCGCGGTTGCGGTGGTAGGCCAAGGCGAGAAACAGAGAAATCGTGGCGACCAAGAGGTTGCCGATGAGATAGGCGAGGATTTTTGTCCGCCAGGCGGCCAGGACATCATCCAAGGCGTAGCCCACGGCGACCACGAATGGGAGGTTACGCGTTCGGCGAATGCTCCAGAGTCGCTCAATCCTGTCGACGGGTGAAGCGCGCCTGAACAACACCGAGTCATCGCCGGTCTGTAAGAATTTAGCCAGCCTGTCATCCTCGACCTGTTCACCGACTTGATTGGACTTCGGTTTTCGAGCCAATAAAATCTGATTCGCGTCCATGATGCTGATGGTGATGGCGGGATTGCTCAGACTATTCAGCCAGCGCTGAAAAAAGGAGAGATCGAGCGCGGCCAGGGAAAAGCCAGCGACCTCATTGTCATCAACCACCAGCGGGTAGGTTGCCGAGACATTCATATCCCCAGTGCTGGAAATGAAAAAGCCGCTGAGCTTCATTTGCTGGATCGGCGCTTCCAGCACCGCGTCGCAATAGGCGCGCTGAAGCTCCGCGCTGCTGTCGCCAATAATCTCTTGGATCGAGCCATACTGAATCACACAGTCGGTGTCGAACAGGCCAAGAAAAATCATGTCCTCACGGTACGCGGCCATCCGCACCAGCCGCTCATTGATCCGCGCACGTTCATCGGCCGTGCGTGAGGCGGAGAGGATATTGTGCTGATCGAACCCGTATAAGGCGTCTTTCAGGATATAGTCGATTCCGGAGAAGGACTCGGAGATCCACTCCGACACCAGATAGCCCGACAGCTCGGCTTCGGTAAAGGCCACGTCAAAAGCCGTGCGATAGGAGCGCGCCAATTCCAGGATACTGACGGACGCCACCGTAGCGATGAAAAAAGCGACGGTCAACCATATTCGGATTTGCTTTGTATTCATGCCGCTGGTACGGATCAAAGAAACGCTGGATTGGGTTGAAATACGGAAGATCGTGATTGTCCACCTCGACTGTGACCGGAGCCTCGAGCGCGCGGATCCAGGCAAAGGCCGCGTCGAATTCGTGCTGCCTGGCGCGCATGGTCAGATCGCCGGTGATCGCCAACGCATCAGGACGCTGATCGGCGATTCCTGCCTCGCCCAAGCGAGCGCGCTCGGATCCTCGAGCCCGA includes the following:
- a CDS encoding GGDEF domain-containing protein, which produces MTVAFFIATVASVSILELARSYRTAFDVAFTEAELSGYLVSEWISESFSGIDYILKDALYGFDQHNILSASRTADERARINERLVRMAAYREDMIFLGLFDTDCVIQYGSIQEIIGDSSAELQRAYCDAVLEAPIQQMKLSGFFISSTGDMNVSATYPLVVDDNEVAGFSLAALDLSFFQRWLNSLSNPAITISIMDANQILLARKPKSNQVGEQVEDDRLAKFLQTGDDSVLFRRASPVDRIERLWSIRRTRNLPFVVAVGYALDDVLAAWRTKILAYLIGNLLVATISLFLALAYHRNRANAQAMETLAMTDPLTGQMNRRSFTKAVKARLKEVPSKQQGDAALIMIDVDHFKTINDSLGHDAGDSILTQLADELKACFRSSDLICRWGGEEFLAFVADADLETAKTLAARLQARLAKRQFLDGLTVSVSQGIATLEAQDSFELAIKRADDRLYAAKASGRNCFRFA